Within Serratia odorifera, the genomic segment GCAAATAACCGACCATGAACTTTTAATGCTATTTTTTTTAACAGACGTATCACATGGCTTATTTATCGCCAATTAACGCGCCTGCCATAGGGCTATTCCACCGCCATAACCATGCCGTTATTGCTTATATTCCGTTGGTTCGGAAAAACCCAGCTTGCTAATTACTTTCAGCATATTTCTTCATATTTACTAATCTATTACAGGCAGGGCAAACGGCGGGTGCGCAGCATGCCGGCCGCAACCTACTTTTGGATGACTTATGGAGACGGACATGAATACGCACAATACCTCAGGACACTCGACGCTGGCCGTCGGGTTGTATGAGCTGTTGAACCCCATTCCGCTTGGCTTTTTTGTTGCGGCCTGGGTGTTTGACATTATCTATCTCAACAGCTTTGTGCTGATGTGGACCCACGCCGCCAGTTGGCTTATCGCCATCGGTTTGGTGATCGCCATCATCCCACGACTGATAAATTTGGTTCAGGTATGGGTTGGACGCCGCGATCCGCAGGGGGCGCCGGTGAAATTGCATTTCTGGCTGAACCTGTTGGCCATTCTGCTGGCCATCTTTAACGCCTTTATTCATAGCCGTGATGCCTATGCCGTGGTGCCGATGGGCGCGATCCTCTCTACCCTGGTGGTGGTTTTGCTGCTGCTGGCCAACCTGCAACTTGCGCTACGCCAGCGCACCGCCAAGGAGCAGCCACTATGAAATACCGTAACCACACCTTGATTGCCGTTTCGCTCGCCGTGCTGTTGACGGGTTGTGATGATGGCGCCACGCTCGATCCGCAAAAGCAGATTGGCCCAAATCCTGAACTGCCGCAGGCGAAGAACTTTTTGATGCCGCCGATGCAGGTTCCCGAAGGGGTGCCGTGGAAAGCAGGGGAAATGCCGAAGGTCGCCGAGGGGCTGAAGATTGAAAAAATCGCCGACGGATTAATGCATCCACGCCAGGTTTATGTGTTGCCGAATAATGATGTTCTGGTGGCGGAAGCCAACGGGCCGGCTAAACCGACCACCCGACCGAAGCAGTTGATCATGGGCATGGTGCAGCAATCTTCCGGCAAGGGAGGACCGGGCGGCAACCGCATCACGCTGCTGCGCAACGTCAACGGCAGCTGGGAAAAGCACCTGTTCATCGAGCATCTGCATTCGCCGTTTGGCATGCAGCTGATCGGCAACACCCTGTGGGTCGCCAATGCCGATAGCCTGGTGAAGTTCCCTTATCAGGAAGGGCAAACCGAAATCCGCACTGCCGGCGAGGTGGTCACCGAACTGCCGGGCGGGCCGCTCAATCACCATTGGACCAAAGCGCTGCTGGCCAGCCCTGATGGCAGCAAACTGTACGTCGGCGTCGGCTCGAACAGCAACATCACCGAAAACGGCATCGGCGCGGAATACCGCCGCGCGGCGGTACTGGAGGTCGACGCCGCCAACGGCGCCAGCCGCATCTACGCCAGCGGCCTGCGCAATCCAACCGGGCTGCAGTGGGAACCGCAAAGCGGCAAGTTATGGGCAATCGTCAACGAACGTGACGAAATCGGCTCCGATCTGGTGCCGGATTACATGACATCGGTGCAGGAAAACGGCTTTTACGGCTGGCCGTACAGCTATTTTGGCCAACACGTGGATGAGCGCGCCAAACCGCCGCGGCCCGATCTGGTGGCAAAGGCCATCAAGCCGGACTATGCGCTCAGTTCGCACGTCGCACCGCTTGGTCTGCTGTTCTACGGCGGCGATAATATGCCGCAGTATCGCGGCGGGGCGTTTGTCAGCGAACACGGCAGTTGGAACCGCAAGCCGCTGAACGGCTATCAGGTGATGTGGGTCAAGTTCGAAAATGGCCAACCGGTCGGTACGCCAAAACCGGTGGTTACCGGCTTCCTGACTGACGACCAGAAACAGGTACGCGGTCTGCCAGTTGGGCTGGCGATGGATAAGCAGGGCGGCGTACTGATTGCCGACGACGCCGGCAACACCATCTGGCGCATCAGCGCGGCGCAATAATCACGCAGTAACCCGGCTCCCTGTTGGTGCGGGGAGCCGATTTCACTGTTGCTGTCATTCGCCATCCTTGATATACCGTGACCGTGAGTTGCCCGCTCACCTTCGTTGTTCCTTTCCTGTCATACCCGCCAAGGTTGCACCCGGTTTGTGAAAACAGTCACAGGCCAATGGGCAGATGCACTAAAAATCACCGACGTTTCGCAGAGTTTGTCTAAGGCCGGAGTGGGTAATTACGCCTACATTAATAAATGAAACGCATTTTTAAAAAAAAGAAAATCGCATTTACCTGTCATGGCGACAGACGCAGCAACGCAGCGATGCAGAGCGCCTCTCAGCGCGCCATGAATTATCCGTTCAAAGGGCCTTTGATGAAAATTGAATCTGTAAACGTCACCGTTTTCCACTATCCCACCCGCCGCGTGGCTGACAGCGCAGGGCATTCGCACCCCGGCGACGAAAGCCTGGCAAAAATGGCGATGCTCACCATCACCGCCGATGACGGCAGCGTCGGCCACGCCTTTGCCCCGCCAGAAGTGGTGCGGCCTTACGTCGTGAACAGCTTTTTCCGTAAGGTGATGGTCGGTCAGGATCCGTTCCATCGGGAACGTATCTGGCAGGCGCTGGCGCAGTGGCAACGCGGCAGCGCCCATCAGTTGACCGAACGCGCGCTGTCGTTTGTCGAACAGGCGTTGTGGGATCTGATCGGCAATGCCTTGCACACCCCGGTCTGGCAACTGCTGGGGGGATATCGCGACAAAGTGCCGGCGTATGGCAGCACCATGTGCGGCGATGAGCTGGCCGGCGGGCTATCGACCCCTGACGAATATGCGCAATTTGCCGAAAAGCTGGTGGCGCGCGGCTATCAGGCCATCAAATTGCACACCTGGATGCCGCCGGTGGCGTTCGCGCCGGATCCGAAGATGGACATCAAAGCCTGTGCCGCGGTGCGTGAAGCGGTGGGGCCAGACATCGCGCTGATGCTGGACGGCTACCATTGGTACAGCCGCAGCGAGGCGCTACTGATCGGCAAGGCATTGGAAAAACTCGATTTTGCCTGGTTTGAAGAACCGATGCAGGAAGAGAGCATGTCTTCCTACGCCTGGTTGGCGCAAAACCTGTCGATCGACGTTATCGGCCCGGAAAGCCTCGGCGGCAAACATCACAGCCGCGCCGACTGGGTAAAGGCCGGCGCCTGCGATATTTTACGCGCCGGTGCCAATGGCGTCGGCGGCATCGCCCCGTGCCTGAAAGTGGCCAATCTGGCGGAGGCCTTCGGCATGGATTGCGAAGTGCATGGCAACGGCGCCGCCAGCCTGGCGGTGGTCGGCGCGATCCGCAACTGCCGCTGGTATGAGCGCGGCCTGTTGCACCCGTTCCTCGACTATGACCAACCGGCGGCCTATCTGAATAGGCTGATCGATCCGATGGACTCGCAGGGCTTTGTGCATTTGCCAAATCGCCCGGGGTTGGGCGAAGACATTAATTTTGCGTATATCGAAGCCAATACCGTCAGCCACGACTGACGCATAATAACGTACCCTACAGGCGATATAGCGATGCAAAGAGTCTCTCTGGCGGGAGCGTACCTGCTTGCGCTCTCTCTCATGCTGGGCAGCGTCACGGCGTGGGCGAAAACCCCCGACGATCAGCTGATCGTCGGCATGAACATGAATAACCTGCTGACGCTCGATCCGGCGGCAATGACCGGTAATGAAGCGCCGGGCATCCTGGTCAATCTTTACGATTCGCTGGTCGAGCTGGATCCACAGCAACTGACCCAGGTGCGGCCGGCACTGGCCAGTTCGTGGGATATCAGCGCCGACGGCCAGGCACTGACGTTTCATCTGCGTGACGGCGTCACTTTTCATTCGGGTAACCCCTTGACCGCGCACGACGTGGTGTGGTCGATGCGCCGCCTGCTGCACCTCAATCTGGCGCAGGCTTCGGTGTGGAAATCCTACGGCTTTAGCCGGCAGAACATCGACCGCCTGGTCAGCGCACCCGACGATCGTACCGTGCATATCAGGTTGCCCCAAGGCCAACGATCCTCTGCTGGTGATCTATTCGTTGGCGGCATTGGGCAATCTGGGGGGTGCTGGACAGCAAGCTGGTGCAGCAGCATGCACGGCAGGGTGACTGGGGCAATCGCTGGTTGACCACCAACGAAGCCGGCTCGGGCCCGTTTATCCTGGAAACCTGGCAAGCCAAAGATGTACTGCGCATGAAGCGCAACCCGCATTACTGGCGCCCCGAGGCAAAGCTGACGCGCGTGGTGCTGCGGCATTTCCAGGAATCGCAGACCTTGCGCCTGATGCTGGCCAAGGGCGATCTGGATATCGCCAATAATATGGCGGTGGCCGACATCAACGCGCTGCGCAAGGATCCGGCGGTAACCGTCGACTCGGTACAGCGCGGCACCATGTACTACGTGGCGATGAGCATGAAAGAAGGGCATTTCGCTAATGCCAAGGTGCGCGAAGCGGTGCGTTATCTGATTGATTACCAGGGGATCAATAAGGCGCTGATGCCTGGCTACGGTGTACTGCACCAACGGCCGATCAAGGCGGGTATGCCGGCCACGCTACCCGATCCCGGCTATCGCCTGGACGTGGCGCGCGCCAAAAAACTGTTGGCGGAAGCAGGCTATCCAGACGGGTTTTCCACCACGCTACGGGTACTGGCCGATCAACCGTTCCTCAACATCGCCATCGCCGTTCAGTCCACGCTGATGCAAGCGGGCATCAACGCGCGCATCATCACCGGCACCGGCAATCAGATTTACGGCGCAATGCGCGAACGCCGTTTCGACATGCTGGTTGGTCGCGGCGGCAGCGGCATGGAGCCGCATCCACACTCTAGCCTGCGGCGCTGGTCTATAACCCCGATAATCGCGATGCGGCAAAACTGACCAATTTTCAGGGCTGGCGCACCGTTTCTATGACCCGCAGTTAAACCAGATGATCGACCAGGGCGCTGCTGGAACGCGACGCCCAGCGGCAACAGGCAGCCTACCAGGCCCATTCCAGCTGCGCTACGACCAGTTGATGCCGGCGCTGATCCCGCTGTCGCAAATGGTGGACTCGGTGGTGGTGCGTAACGAGGTACACGGCTATCAGCCGCATCCTTCCGCCACCACCTTACTGCGTGAAGTTTACAAAACGCCGGCATCCGCCGGAGGAGGCAACGGATGATGCTCACTTTGCTGGCACCGGTTCGCGCACGCGGCGTTTTTCAAAACGGCTGCTGCAAGTATTGATCACCCTGTTCGGACTGTTGGTGCTGACCTTTTTTATCGGCCGCGTCATGCCGGTCGATCCGGTGCTGGCGATCGTCGGCCCGGACGCCGACCAAGGCACCTATGAGCAGGTCTATCGGCAATTAGGGTTCGATCGCTCGCTGTTGACCCAGTTTGGCGTCTACCTCGGCAATCTGCTGCACGGCGATCTGGGCAATGCGCTGCTGACCGGTAAACCGGTCGCCGACGATATTTTGCGGGTGTTCCCGGCGACGCTGGAATTGGCCACGGTGGCGATCGTCATCGGCGCCGGACTGGGCATTCCACTTGGCGTATTGGCGGCGGCACGCCGCAATCGCCCAGCGGATTACATTGTGCGCGTTATCAGTCTGGCGGGCTATTCCACGCCGATTTTCTGGGTCGGCATGATGGGGCTGCTGCTGTTCTATGCTGCGCTCGGCTGGGTTGGCGGCGCAGGGCGGCTCGATCTGGGGCTGGAAGGCCAGGTGCCGCATCGCACCGGCATGATCACCGTCGATGCACTGCTGGCGGGTAACGGCACGGTGCTGTTCAACGCACTCAACCATCTGGTGCTGCCAGCCAGCCTGCTGGGGTTCCATTCTCTGGCCTACATTAGCCGCATGACCCGCAGCTTTATGCTGGCGCAGCTGTCACAGGAGTTTGTCATCACCGCTCGCGTCAAGGGGTTAAGCGAATGGCAGGTGATTTGGAACCACGCGTTTCGCAATATCCTGGTGCAGTTGCTGACCGTGGTGGCACTGGCCTACGGCTCGCTATTGGAAGGGGCGGTGCTGATTGAAACGGTATTTTCCTGGCCCGGTTTCGGCTCGTATCTCACCGGCAGTTTGCTGTTGGGGGATATGAATGCGGTGATGGGCTGCGTGTTGCTGGTCGGGGTGATTTTTGTCCTGATCAATCTATTGTCCGACATGCTGTATCAACTGTTCGATCCGAGGACCAAATCATGACGATTTCACTGGAATCGCCGCTCGGCGGCGAAGGCCGCGAATCACGCCAACGCCTGAAGCGCCGTCTGCTGCGCTGCGGCGGGTTTATCAGCCAGATGGCGCGCAACCCGCTGACCGCCATCGGCGGCGGTATTGTACTGCTGCTGCTGATCGTCGCACTGTTTGCGCCGTGGATTTGCACCGTACCATCCGCTGATACAAAACCTCGACCAGGCCCTCAGTCCCCCCCCAGCGCCCGTCACTGGTTCGGTACCGACGAGTTCGGCCGCGACATCTTCAGTCGTTTGGTCTACGGATCGAGGATTACGATTTACATTGTGCTGCTGGTGTCGTTAACCGTAGGTCCGCTGGGCCTGCTGCTGGGCGTCAGCGCCGGCTACTTTGGCGGCAAGGTTGACACCGTGTTGATGCGGGTAACCGATATTTTCATCTCCTTTCCCAGTCTGGTGCTGGCGTTGGCCTTCGTCGCCGCGCTAGGGCCAGGGCTGGAACATGTGGTGATCGCCATTACGCTCACCGCCTGGCCGCCGATAGCACGACTGGCGCGAGCGGAAACGCTCTCGCTGCGACAGGCCGATTTTGTCTCCGCGGTACGCCTGCAAGGAGCGTCGCCGCTGCGGGTGCTGTGGCGCCACATCGTACCGCTGTGCCTGCCGTCGGTGATCATCCGCATTACCATGAATATGGCCGGCATCATTCTCACCGCTGCCGGGCTGGGGTTTCTCGGTCTTGGTGCGCAGCCACCGGAACCGGAATGGGGGGCGATGATTTCCAGCGGTCGCAGCTACATGATGGAGTGCTGGTGGGTGGTGACCATTCCGGGGTTGGCGATCCTGATCAACAGCCTGGCATTCAACTTTTTGGGAGACGGCTTACGTGACATCCTCGACCCTCGCAGCGAATAATCTGCCGCTGCTGGACGTGCGCAATCTGCACGTCGATTTTATCAACGGCAGCCTGGTCACCCAGGCGGTACGCGGCGTTTCCTTCCAGCTTGGCCGGGAAAAGCTGGCGATCGTCGGTGAGTCCGGTTCCGGCAAGTCCACCGTGGGCCGCGCGCTGTTACGCCTGCATCCCAGCAAGGCGCGCGTCAGCGCCGACCGAATGCAGTTCGGCGACCTGGATTTACGCCATCTTTCCGAGGCTGGCATGCGCCAGATCCGCGGCAAACGCATGTCGATGATCATGCAGGATCCAAAGTATTCGCTTAACCCGGTTACCTGCGTCGGCGAACAGATTGCCGAAGCCTGGCTGACGCACCACCCTGGCCAACGCGCACAGGCCAGAACCAAGGTGCTGGAAATGCTGGATGTGGTGCGTATTCGCGAGCCGGAGCGGGTCTACCGGCTGTATCCGCATGAAATTTCAGGTGGGCAAGGGCAGCGAATCATGATCGCCATGATGCTGATCACCGAACCCGAACTGGTGATTGCCGACGAACCCACTTCGGCGCTGGACGTATCGGTGCGTTTGCAGGTGCTGGGATTACTCGACGACCTGGTACAGTCTCGCGGGCTGGGGCTGATTTTTATCAGCCATGACATCAATCTGGTACGCAGTTTCTGTGACCGGGTGCTGGTGATGTATGCCGGGCGCATCGTCGAGTCGCTTGCCGCCGCAGAGCTGCACCGTGCACAACACCCCTATACCCAAGGGTTGATCGACGCACTGCCGGACATGCAACGCCGCCGCGCACGGTTGCCGGTATTGCAGCGTCAGGCCGGTTGGCTGGCTGAATAGGAGAGGCCGATGAAACATATGATAGATGTCAGCCAGTTGAACCTGCTGTTTGGCTCCGGCGACCAACGAACGCAGGTCTTGCATGACGTCAGCTTCGGCGTCAGGGCCGGTGAGATATACGGCCTGGTGGGGGAATCCGGTTCGGGAAAAACCACGGTACTCAAATGCCTGGCCGGGCTGTTCACCCACTGGGACGGCGAATTGACCATCGACGGACAACCGCTGACGCGGCGTATCGAAGCGCAACGCTGCCGCCGGGTACAGATGGTGTTTCAGGATCCTTACGGTTCCCTGCATCCGCGACATACCATCGGCGATATCCTGGAGGAACCGCTACAGATTCACCGCATCGGTCAGCGCGATGCCCGCATCAACACGTTGCTGGATAAGGTCGGCTTGAATCGCGCGTTTCGCCATCGTTATCCACACCAGCTGTCCGGCGGGCAGCGCCAGCGGGTGGCGATTGCCCGCGCATTGATTCTGCAACCTCAGGTGCTGTTGCTGGATGAGCCTACCTCGGCGCTGGATGTGTCGGTGCAGGCGGAAATCCTCAACCTGCTGGCGGATTTGCAGCGCGAGTCCAACCTGACCTATTTGATGGTAACCCATGACTTGGCGGTGATCGCCCATCTGTGCCATCGGGTGGCGGTGATGCAGCACGGCAAAATCGTTGAAACGCTCACCACCGACGCGCTGGTAGGCGGCGCGGCAACCACCGCCTATGCGCAAATGCTGATCAACGCCAGCCAGAGGTACACGCGCGATATGGCGCGCCAGGTGGCGGCCTATTAATCGAAGATACGGCCGCCTCCCTGCGGCCGGTCAATCATGCCAATCCCAGCAGCGCAGACAGCCGGGCAATCTGCTGCCGCCATTGGCGTTGCAATGCCGGTTTCTGGTGTTTTGGCCGCCTGGCCAAGTCATCTGCCAGCTTGCTTTCCAGCGCGACAAGTTCGGCCAGTAACCGATCCTGCTGGTCTGGTTCATCCTGCGCTTGCTGTGCGTTGAGCGCCGCATGCGCTGGCTGGCAGGGCGGCGGTGTCTCCGCCAAGCGGGCATAGATCGCCGGCAAATCATGCCACTGCTCCAACCGTTGCCGGTCAATCAACCAAAAGCGATTGCAGCTCTGTTCGATCAGGTCGCGATCATGCGACACCATAATCACCGCACCACAGAAGTT encodes:
- a CDS encoding DUF2231 domain-containing protein; its protein translation is MNTHNTSGHSTLAVGLYELLNPIPLGFFVAAWVFDIIYLNSFVLMWTHAASWLIAIGLVIAIIPRLINLVQVWVGRRDPQGAPVKLHFWLNLLAILLAIFNAFIHSRDAYAVVPMGAILSTLVVVLLLLANLQLALRQRTAKEQPL
- a CDS encoding PQQ-dependent sugar dehydrogenase — encoded protein: MKYRNHTLIAVSLAVLLTGCDDGATLDPQKQIGPNPELPQAKNFLMPPMQVPEGVPWKAGEMPKVAEGLKIEKIADGLMHPRQVYVLPNNDVLVAEANGPAKPTTRPKQLIMGMVQQSSGKGGPGGNRITLLRNVNGSWEKHLFIEHLHSPFGMQLIGNTLWVANADSLVKFPYQEGQTEIRTAGEVVTELPGGPLNHHWTKALLASPDGSKLYVGVGSNSNITENGIGAEYRRAAVLEVDAANGASRIYASGLRNPTGLQWEPQSGKLWAIVNERDEIGSDLVPDYMTSVQENGFYGWPYSYFGQHVDERAKPPRPDLVAKAIKPDYALSSHVAPLGLLFYGGDNMPQYRGGAFVSEHGSWNRKPLNGYQVMWVKFENGQPVGTPKPVVTGFLTDDQKQVRGLPVGLAMDKQGGVLIADDAGNTIWRISAAQ
- a CDS encoding mandelate racemase family protein — protein: MKIESVNVTVFHYPTRRVADSAGHSHPGDESLAKMAMLTITADDGSVGHAFAPPEVVRPYVVNSFFRKVMVGQDPFHRERIWQALAQWQRGSAHQLTERALSFVEQALWDLIGNALHTPVWQLLGGYRDKVPAYGSTMCGDELAGGLSTPDEYAQFAEKLVARGYQAIKLHTWMPPVAFAPDPKMDIKACAAVREAVGPDIALMLDGYHWYSRSEALLIGKALEKLDFAWFEEPMQEESMSSYAWLAQNLSIDVIGPESLGGKHHSRADWVKAGACDILRAGANGVGGIAPCLKVANLAEAFGMDCEVHGNGAASLAVVGAIRNCRWYERGLLHPFLDYDQPAAYLNRLIDPMDSQGFVHLPNRPGLGEDINFAYIEANTVSHD
- a CDS encoding ABC transporter permease; this encodes MLQVLITLFGLLVLTFFIGRVMPVDPVLAIVGPDADQGTYEQVYRQLGFDRSLLTQFGVYLGNLLHGDLGNALLTGKPVADDILRVFPATLELATVAIVIGAGLGIPLGVLAAARRNRPADYIVRVISLAGYSTPIFWVGMMGLLLFYAALGWVGGAGRLDLGLEGQVPHRTGMITVDALLAGNGTVLFNALNHLVLPASLLGFHSLAYISRMTRSFMLAQLSQEFVITARVKGLSEWQVIWNHAFRNILVQLLTVVALAYGSLLEGAVLIETVFSWPGFGSYLTGSLLLGDMNAVMGCVLLVGVIFVLINLLSDMLYQLFDPRTKS
- a CDS encoding ABC transporter permease, which translates into the protein MTISLESPLGGEGRESRQRLKRRLLRCGGFISQMARNPLTAIGGGIVLLLLIVALFAPWICTVPSADTKPRPGPQSPPSARHWFGTDEFGRDIFSRLVYGSRITIYIVLLVSLTVGPLGLLLGVSAGYFGGKVDTVLMRVTDIFISFPSLVLALAFVAALGPGLEHVVIAITLTAWPPIARLARAETLSLRQADFVSAVRLQGASPLRVLWRHIVPLCLPSVIIRITMNMAGIILTAAGLGFLGLGAQPPEPEWGAMISSGRSYMMECWWVVTIPGLAILINSLAFNFLGDGLRDILDPRSE
- a CDS encoding ABC transporter ATP-binding protein, with the protein product MTSSTLAANNLPLLDVRNLHVDFINGSLVTQAVRGVSFQLGREKLAIVGESGSGKSTVGRALLRLHPSKARVSADRMQFGDLDLRHLSEAGMRQIRGKRMSMIMQDPKYSLNPVTCVGEQIAEAWLTHHPGQRAQARTKVLEMLDVVRIREPERVYRLYPHEISGGQGQRIMIAMMLITEPELVIADEPTSALDVSVRLQVLGLLDDLVQSRGLGLIFISHDINLVRSFCDRVLVMYAGRIVESLAAAELHRAQHPYTQGLIDALPDMQRRRARLPVLQRQAGWLAE
- a CDS encoding ABC transporter ATP-binding protein, with translation MIDVSQLNLLFGSGDQRTQVLHDVSFGVRAGEIYGLVGESGSGKTTVLKCLAGLFTHWDGELTIDGQPLTRRIEAQRCRRVQMVFQDPYGSLHPRHTIGDILEEPLQIHRIGQRDARINTLLDKVGLNRAFRHRYPHQLSGGQRQRVAIARALILQPQVLLLDEPTSALDVSVQAEILNLLADLQRESNLTYLMVTHDLAVIAHLCHRVAVMQHGKIVETLTTDALVGGAATTAYAQMLINASQRYTRDMARQVAAY